A genomic region of Branchiostoma lanceolatum isolate klBraLanc5 chromosome 4, klBraLanc5.hap2, whole genome shotgun sequence contains the following coding sequences:
- the LOC136432641 gene encoding transmembrane protein 91-like: MSVAPGYAQPGYGQPVYAQPGMQQQSTVVVGGAPQPMIIVQESKPDSHVCMAVFTCLCCFWPLGLASLVFACMVDSRWESGDREGAKSASRTASTLWKIALGLGLAAIIIVVIIVPVYFFIILPAQITAALSG; encoded by the exons ATGTCCGTCGCACCAG gaTACGCCCAGCCCGGATACGGCCAACCCGTATACGCCCAGCCCGGAATGCAGCAGCAGTCGACCGTTGTG GTTGGCGGCGCCCCGCAGCCAATGATCATTGTCCAGGAGTCCAAACCGGACAGCCATGTCTGCATGGCCGTCTTCACCTGCCTCTGCTGCTTCTGGCCGCTCGGACTCGCATCCTTGGTCTTTGCTTGCATG GTGGATTCTCGATGGGAGTCAGGTGACAGAGAGGGCGCGAAGTCTGCCTCCAGGACCGCCTCCACCCTCTGGAAGATCGCCTTGGGTCTCGGCCTAGCCGCGATCATCATCGTGGTCATCATTGTGCCGGTGTACTTCTTTATCATCCTACCCGCCCAAATTACCGCTGCACTCAGTGGGTAA
- the LOC136432642 gene encoding retinol dehydrogenase 14-like isoform X2: protein MATADLAEKTQYHVLSLCAGMVAGVGFYFLRRYSSSDGGHDNGDRLDGKTVIITGANAGIGKETARALAAKGARVILACRDTTKAEAAANDIRETTGNGNVVVEELNLASLASVRKFATRIKKRETSLDILINNAGVSACPKWVTEDGFERQFATNHLGHFLLTNVLLDLLKKSAPSRVVIVSAVLYKRGKINFDDINSEKSYSPHGAYCQSMLAVVLFMRELARRLEGTGVTANALHPGVVSTELSRNFSTTLGWIMLLLGPFFTAWVHLFAKTAKQGAQTSIHLAVDKELETTSGVYFSDCKPHELAPVGKDDVTAKKLWQISEEMVGLSG from the exons ATGGCGACAGCTGACCTGGCTGAAAAGACCCAATACCACGTTCTAAGTCTATGTGCGGGTATGGTGGCcg GCGTTGGCTTCTACTTCTTGAGACGGTACAGTAGCAGCGATGGTGGGCATGACAACGGAGACAGACTCGATGGAAAAACGGTCATCATCACAGGAGCTAACGCCGGTATTGGGAAGGAAACCGCGCGTGCTTTGGCAGCAAAAG GGGCCCGAGTCATCCTGGCTTGCAGGGACACCACTAAAGCGGAAGCAGCTGCGAACGACATCCGGGAAACGACCGGAAACGGAAATGTCGTCGTGGAGGAGTTAAACTTGGCGTCTCTCGCCTCCGTCCGCAAGTTTGCCACAAGAATCAAGAAGAGAGAAACGAGTCTGGACATTTTGATTAACAACGCAG GAGTGAGCGCGTGTCCCAAATGGGTGACGGAAGACGGTTTTGAGAGACAGTTTGCAACAAACCACCTGGGTCACTTCCTCCTCACTAACGTGCTGCTGGACCTGCTGAAGAAGTCCGCGCCCAGCCGGGTCGTCATCGTGTCTGCCGTCTTGTACAAGAGAGGAAAGATCAACTTTGACGACATCAATTCCGAAAAGTCGTACAGTCCGCATGGGGCGTACTGCCAGTCCATGTTAGCGGTCGTGCTGTTCATGAGAGAGTTGGCCAGGAGACTGGAAG GTACTGGTGTCACGGCTAACGCCCTCCACCCGGGAGTCGTTAGTACTGAGCTGTCCCGTAACTTCTCCACCACGTTGGGCTGGATCATGCTGCTGCTGGGTCCGTTCTTCACCGCCTGGGTCCACCTGTTCGCCAAGACCGCCAAACAAGGAGCACAGACCAGCATACACCTCGCCGTGGACAAAGAACTGGAGACGACGTCCGGTGTTTACTTCAG TGACTGCAAGCCGCATGAATTAGCTCCAGTTGGCAAGGATGACGTCACGGCCAAGAAACTCTGGCAGATCAGTGAAGAAATGGTCGGGCTGAGTGGATAA
- the LOC136432642 gene encoding retinol dehydrogenase 14-like isoform X1 → MTHTKMAADNGFAVFFVQFVLNNFPLVVFAVVAGVGFYFLRRYSSSDGGHDNGDRLDGKTVIITGANAGIGKETARALAAKGARVILACRDTTKAEAAANDIRETTGNGNVVVEELNLASLASVRKFATRIKKRETSLDILINNAGVSACPKWVTEDGFERQFATNHLGHFLLTNVLLDLLKKSAPSRVVIVSAVLYKRGKINFDDINSEKSYSPHGAYCQSMLAVVLFMRELARRLEGTGVTANALHPGVVSTELSRNFSTTLGWIMLLLGPFFTAWVHLFAKTAKQGAQTSIHLAVDKELETTSGVYFSDCKPHELAPVGKDDVTAKKLWQISEEMVGLSG, encoded by the exons ATGACACacacaaagatggcggctgaCAATGGCTTCGCTGTTTTTTTCGTCCAGTTTGTACTCAATAACTTCCCTCTCGTAGTGTTTGCAGTCGTCGCAG GCGTTGGCTTCTACTTCTTGAGACGGTACAGTAGCAGCGATGGTGGGCATGACAACGGAGACAGACTCGATGGAAAAACGGTCATCATCACAGGAGCTAACGCCGGTATTGGGAAGGAAACCGCGCGTGCTTTGGCAGCAAAAG GGGCCCGAGTCATCCTGGCTTGCAGGGACACCACTAAAGCGGAAGCAGCTGCGAACGACATCCGGGAAACGACCGGAAACGGAAATGTCGTCGTGGAGGAGTTAAACTTGGCGTCTCTCGCCTCCGTCCGCAAGTTTGCCACAAGAATCAAGAAGAGAGAAACGAGTCTGGACATTTTGATTAACAACGCAG GAGTGAGCGCGTGTCCCAAATGGGTGACGGAAGACGGTTTTGAGAGACAGTTTGCAACAAACCACCTGGGTCACTTCCTCCTCACTAACGTGCTGCTGGACCTGCTGAAGAAGTCCGCGCCCAGCCGGGTCGTCATCGTGTCTGCCGTCTTGTACAAGAGAGGAAAGATCAACTTTGACGACATCAATTCCGAAAAGTCGTACAGTCCGCATGGGGCGTACTGCCAGTCCATGTTAGCGGTCGTGCTGTTCATGAGAGAGTTGGCCAGGAGACTGGAAG GTACTGGTGTCACGGCTAACGCCCTCCACCCGGGAGTCGTTAGTACTGAGCTGTCCCGTAACTTCTCCACCACGTTGGGCTGGATCATGCTGCTGCTGGGTCCGTTCTTCACCGCCTGGGTCCACCTGTTCGCCAAGACCGCCAAACAAGGAGCACAGACCAGCATACACCTCGCCGTGGACAAAGAACTGGAGACGACGTCCGGTGTTTACTTCAG TGACTGCAAGCCGCATGAATTAGCTCCAGTTGGCAAGGATGACGTCACGGCCAAGAAACTCTGGCAGATCAGTGAAGAAATGGTCGGGCTGAGTGGATAA